A genomic stretch from Xenopus laevis strain J_2021 chromosome 6S, Xenopus_laevis_v10.1, whole genome shotgun sequence includes:
- the rbis.S gene encoding ribosomal biogenesis factor, translating into MAKSKGKGPKQKNVFHVANSKCMKAKNKAKPVKTSLKKINVCTSEKVITINKVFTEIEKEVVQAKQNVPSNQIKKKQKPSVTQEAPPDVDQAADLFSHL; encoded by the exons ATGGCAAAAAGCAAAGGGAAGGGGCCAAAACAAAAGAATGTATTCCACGTGGCAAATAGTAAATGCATGAAAGCCAAAAACAAAGCAAAGCCAGTGAAGACAAGTCTAAAGAAG ATAAATGTTTGTACCAGCGAGAAGGTGATCACTATTAACAAGGTATTTACAGAGATCGAAAAGGAGGTCGTACAAGCAAAACAGAATGTCCCCTCAAACCAGATAAAGAAAAAACag AAACCCAGTGTAACACAGGAAGCCCCTCCAGATGTAGACCAGGCTGCAGACTTGTTTTCACACTTGTAA
- the LOC496283 gene encoding uncharacterized protein LOC496283 isoform X1, with product MKPRSSAALIQHKMGLHNSHHKPCPTHLQSPINIHTRTAKYDPSLKPLKFSYDPKTAKRIVNVGHCFNVEFEDTCDRSVLGEGPLTGYYRLCQFHFHWGSSDKDGSEHNIDGKLYPAELHIVHWNSKKYTSFEEAAQHSDGVAVVGVFLKLGDTNPVLESIIQNLDRVKTKGKTCPFTEFDLTDLLPKDLNYWTYMGSLTTKPYFECVTWIILQEAITVSSEQLEQFRRLQCTSENENPSFILENHRPVQPLDHRVVRSSCPVKHKLFHSWQQGFL from the exons ATGAAGCCTCGATCATCAGCTGCTCT AATACAGCACAAAATGGGTCTGCACAATTCACACCACAAGCCTTGTCCAACTCACCTCCAGTCTCCCATCAATATTCACACCAGAACGGCAAAGTATGATCCTTCCCTGAAGCCTCTGAAGTTCAGCTATGATCCAAAAACAGCTAAACGTATTGTTAATGTTGGGCATTGCTTCAATGTGGAATTTGAAGATACATGTGATAGATCAG TACTTGGAGAGGGGCCATTAACTGGGTATTACCGCCTGTGTCAGTTCCATTTCCACTGGGGATCATCCGATAAGGATGGCTCTGAACACAATATTGATGGAAAACTGTATCCTGCTGAG cttcACATAGTACATTGGAATTCCAAAAAGTACACTTCATTTGAAGAAGCTGCACAGCATTCTGATGGTGTAGCCGTAGTAGGAGTTTTCTTAAAG CTCGGAGACACAAACCCCGTTCTGGAAAGCATTATACAAAATCTGGATAGAGTTAAAACAAAG GGTAAAACATGTCCATTTACAGAATTTGATCTTACTGACCTCCTTCCAAAGGATCTTAACTACTGGACTTACATGGGATCGCTAACCACAAAACCTTACTTTGAGTGTGTTACTTGGATTATTCTTCAGGAGGCCATAACTGTCAGCTCAGAGCAG CTGGAACAATTTCGCAGGCTACAGTGCACATCTGAGAATGAAAATCCGAGCTTCattctggaaaaccacaggcccGTTCAGCCACTAGACCACAGAGTTGTTCGATCTTCGTGTCCCGTCAAACACAAACTTTTCCATTCATGGCAACAGGGTTTCCTCTAA
- the LOC496283 gene encoding uncharacterized protein LOC496283 has protein sequence MGLHNSHHKPCPTHLQSPINIHTRTAKYDPSLKPLKFSYDPKTAKRIVNVGHCFNVEFEDTCDRSVLGEGPLTGYYRLCQFHFHWGSSDKDGSEHNIDGKLYPAELHIVHWNSKKYTSFEEAAQHSDGVAVVGVFLKLGDTNPVLESIIQNLDRVKTKGKTCPFTEFDLTDLLPKDLNYWTYMGSLTTKPYFECVTWIILQEAITVSSEQLEQFRRLQCTSENENPSFILENHRPVQPLDHRVVRSSCPVKHKLFHSWQQGFL, from the exons ATGGGTCTGCACAATTCACACCACAAGCCTTGTCCAACTCACCTCCAGTCTCCCATCAATATTCACACCAGAACGGCAAAGTATGATCCTTCCCTGAAGCCTCTGAAGTTCAGCTATGATCCAAAAACAGCTAAACGTATTGTTAATGTTGGGCATTGCTTCAATGTGGAATTTGAAGATACATGTGATAGATCAG TACTTGGAGAGGGGCCATTAACTGGGTATTACCGCCTGTGTCAGTTCCATTTCCACTGGGGATCATCCGATAAGGATGGCTCTGAACACAATATTGATGGAAAACTGTATCCTGCTGAG cttcACATAGTACATTGGAATTCCAAAAAGTACACTTCATTTGAAGAAGCTGCACAGCATTCTGATGGTGTAGCCGTAGTAGGAGTTTTCTTAAAG CTCGGAGACACAAACCCCGTTCTGGAAAGCATTATACAAAATCTGGATAGAGTTAAAACAAAG GGTAAAACATGTCCATTTACAGAATTTGATCTTACTGACCTCCTTCCAAAGGATCTTAACTACTGGACTTACATGGGATCGCTAACCACAAAACCTTACTTTGAGTGTGTTACTTGGATTATTCTTCAGGAGGCCATAACTGTCAGCTCAGAGCAG CTGGAACAATTTCGCAGGCTACAGTGCACATCTGAGAATGAAAATCCGAGCTTCattctggaaaaccacaggcccGTTCAGCCACTAGACCACAGAGTTGTTCGATCTTCGTGTCCCGTCAAACACAAACTTTTCCATTCATGGCAACAGGGTTTCCTCTAA